From Patescibacteria group bacterium, a single genomic window includes:
- a CDS encoding nucleotide exchange factor GrpE, translated as MKKRDKQIDEVKELEAKVAELTAGWQRTQADFMNYKKQAAEDRAKLIESACSALIYDILPVLDHFQLAARHLPKDLENNDWAIGIKHIEKQFETILSENGLTKIETVGKQFDPHLHEAVEEVESDEPEGTIAEETLAGYAFNGSVLRAAKVKVVKNIPPKS; from the coding sequence ATGAAAAAACGAGATAAACAAATTGACGAGGTCAAGGAGCTGGAAGCCAAAGTCGCCGAACTCACAGCCGGTTGGCAGAGGACACAAGCCGATTTTATGAACTATAAAAAACAGGCTGCTGAAGACCGGGCAAAATTGATCGAATCTGCATGCTCTGCACTTATTTATGATATTCTGCCGGTCTTGGATCACTTTCAACTCGCAGCTAGACATCTACCAAAAGATCTTGAAAATAATGACTGGGCAATCGGAATCAAGCATATAGAGAAACAATTCGAGACTATACTCTCCGAGAATGGTCTGACAAAAATCGAAACTGTCGGAAAACAATTTGATCCTCACTTACATGAAGCTGTGGAAGAGGTCGAATCCGACGAGCCAGAAGGAACTATTGCCGAAGAAACTTTGGCAGGATATGCATTCAATGGATCTGTGCTGCGTGCAGCCAAAGTAAAAGTTGTAAAAAATATTCCACCAAAGAGCTAA